A region from the Branchiostoma lanceolatum isolate klBraLanc5 chromosome 2, klBraLanc5.hap2, whole genome shotgun sequence genome encodes:
- the LOC136428625 gene encoding leucine-rich repeat-containing protein 49-like isoform X1, with translation MYHPNKLRNRSVLATRDVSNFGLSVQAAGSGPNERQGQRQSADFRLVREAPSAHTYRATDLVQPAHLNQRPGAADDLTLTSDLGIVSPGAPRGTTPPLQKDQRGNRQVHTPSTAYVSELGFNTAPPRNHQQQQQQQQPQVQQHDGEKPILLDPMKDEMSSHNARHTQSAGALSSRQQKGNYLPGDRVIFAESPSAPGIPIVYRTQEERASNPDRLNLDRRRLTVCPILEGEEHLRLLNLQHNLICKIQHLSNLRRLIFLDLYDNQIEEITGLAALKSLRVLMLGKNRIKKIANLDNLQKLDVLDLHGNLINKIENLQHLSELRVLNLAGNSIIHVENLSGMDSLAELNLRRNQIVNVTEVDTLPSIQRLFLSFNNISSFDDIACLGESASLSEVSLDGNPLAQEAFYKQTILKHMVQLRQLDMRRISEEERRIAAVMARKEEEKKRETNKMAIIKENRKLAIRNAARQWQMTQLPALSKSSRFHPDNQAPEKRRLAINNAARNWEANQSTALSKISRFQPPPQKNVARKRGSQPEEEESRNPPPNWQDTSSKSSQDSLSGDAWVAGEGAEGRGERTTSQSSFRSESQTSVRSTDRPRSPDSISNDIGQSHLAELEGEVLHLYGAGALDSLDRNWGIQAAGSVTSVSFHFIDFDYISRQLHKIRNRFPNVQTLIFNETNIRNLQQFNTLASLRRLDNLNVVPEGNPVTQFTLWKQYVLFRLAHFSLRKINDTEVTNSDMVNAEKMFGTLSHITTSQLPQSRLLTLLGETRRKKLGMANERFRKPEGEDGKTERASESVGRAGLQYMCEDLAKDKHKEQTSRTKFSHLYVKELTKEATIGNKKQQAVQQVWQYLFREMVQKFIHDMRDSHRYMRELMDDFEGKKQS, from the exons ATGTACCACCCAAATAAGCTGCGGAACCGTAGTGTCCTAGCGACAAGAGAC GTCAGTAATTTCGGGCTCAGCGTGCAGGCTGCTGGCAGCGGACCGAATGAGAGACAGGGACAGAGACAG AGTGCAGACTTCCGCCTTGTCCGTGAGGCCCCGAGTGCGCACACATATCGAGCGACCGACCTTGTACAGCCGGCACACCTGAACCAGAGGCCAGGAGCTGCTGATGATCTGACTTTAACTAGTGACCTTGGAATTG TATCGCCTGGTGCACCCCGCGGTACCACCCCGCCCCTGCAGAAGGACCAGCGCGGGAACAGGCAGGTCCACACGCCCTCCACGGCTTACGTGTCGGAGCTGGGCTTCAATACAGCGCCACCACGGaaccatcaacaacaacaacagcaacaacagccgCAGGTACAACAACATGATGGGGAAAAACCTATCCTGCTT GATCCCATGAAAGATGAGATGAGCTCCCACAATGCCCGGCACACCCAGTCAGCTGGGGCCCTGTCGTCACGGCAACAGAAGGGAAACTACCTGCCAG GTGACCGGGTGATCTTTGCGGAGAGCCCCTCTGCACCAGGCATCCCTATTGTATACAGGACTCAGGAGGAGAGAGCCAGCAACCCGGATAGGCTCAACTTAGACAG GAGACGGCTGACAGTTTGTCCCATCTTGGAGGGGGAGGAACACCTGAGACtacttaaccttcagcacaacCTGATCTGCAAGATCCAGCACCTGTCCAACCTCAGGAGGCTCATCTTCCTGGACCTGTACGATAATCAGATAGAGGAGATCACTGGCCTGGCAGCTCTCAAGTCCCTCAGGGTGCTCATGCTGGGGAAAAATAG AATCAAGAAAATTGCTAACCTGGACAATCTTCAAAAACTAGATGTCTTAGATCTCCATGGGAACCTG ATTAATAAGATAGAGAACCTTCAGCACCTGAGTGAGCTGCGGGTTCTGAACCTGGCAGGGAACAGCATCATCCACGTGGAGAACCTGAGTGGGATGGACTCACTCGCCGAGCTCAACCTGCGCAGAAATCAGATTGTAAATGTG ACAGAGGTAGACACCCTGCCCAGCATACAGAGACTTTTCCTCAGCTTCAACAATATATCCAG TTTTGATGATATAGCGTGTCTGGGCGAGTCTGCATCGCTGTCGGAGGTATCGCTGGACGGGAACCCGCTGGCTCAGGAGGCCTTCTACAAGCAGACCATCCTCAAACACATGGTGCAACTCAGGCAGCTGGACATGAGGAGAATATCG GAAGAGGAGAGGCGAATAGCAGCAGTGATGGCGCGGAAAGAGGAGGAGAAAAAGAGGGAAACCAACAAAATGGCCATCATCAAG GAGAATAGAAAGTTGGCTATCCGCAATGCTGCTAGACAATGGCAGATGACACAATTGCCTGCCTTGTCAAAATCTTCACGCTTCCACCCAGACAACCAGGCACCT GAGAAAAGAAGGCTTGCCATCAACAACGCAGCCAGGAACTGGGAGGCAAACCAGTCCACCGCCCTGTCCAAGATCAGCCGCTTCCAACCTCCGCCGCAGAAGAACGTGGCCAGGAAGAGAGGCAGCCAaccagaggaggaggagagcAGGAACCCCCCACCTAACTGGCAGGACACGTCGTCAAA AAGCAGTCAGGATAGCCTATCAGGGGATGCCTGGGTTGCAGGGGAAGGGGCAGAGGGCAGAGGTGAAAGGACAACGTCCCAGTCCTCCTTCAGGAGCGAGTCACAGACATCTGTTAGGTCTACTGACAGACCCAG AAGTCCAGACAGTATATCCAACGACATCGGCCAGTCGCACCTGGCAGAGCTGGAGGGGGAGGTGCTGCACCTGTACGGCGCAG GTGCGCTGGACTCCCTGGACAGGAACTGGGGCATCCAGGCCGCTGGCTCCGTCACCTCCGTGTCCTTCCACTTCATCGACTTTGACTACATCTCCAGGCAGCTGCACAAGATCCGCAATAGGTTCCCCAATGTACAG ACGTTGATATTCAATGAGACGAACATCAGGAACCTCCAGCAGTTCAACACCCTGGCCTCGCTGCGTCGCCTTGACAACCTGAACGTGGTGCCGGAGGGGAACCCCGTGACTCAGTTCACCCTCTGGAAACAGTATGTGCTGTTCCGCCTCGCACACTTCTCTCTCAGGAAAATCAACGACACGGAG GTGACTAACTCAGACATGGTTAATGCAGAGAAGATGTTTGGAACCCTGTCCCACATCACCACCTCCCAGCTTCCACAGTCCAGACTGCTCACTCTTCTGGGAGAAACAAG GAGAAAGAAGCTTGGCATGGCGAACGAACGGTTCCGGAAGCCGGAAGGTGAGGACGGGAAAACTGAGCGAGCTTCGGAGTCGGTCGGACGGGCGGGGCTGCAGTACATGTGCGAGGACCTGGCCAAGGACAAACACAAG GAACAGACATCCAGGACCAAGTTCTCCCACTTGTACGTTAAGGAGCTGACTAAAGAAGCCACCATCGGGAATAAGAAGCAGCAGGCAGTCCAGCAGGTGTGGCAGTACCTGTTCAGGGAGATGGTACAGAAGTTCATCCATGACATGAGAGACTCACACAGATACATGAGAGAACTCATGGACGACTTCGAAGGGAAGAAACAAAGTTGA
- the LOC136428625 gene encoding leucine-rich repeat-containing protein 49-like isoform X4 — translation MYHPNKLRNRSVLATRDVSNFGLSVQAAGSGPNERQGQRQSADFRLVREAPSAHTYRATDLVQPAHLNQRPGAADDLTLTSDLGIVSPGAPRGTTPPLQKDQRGNRQVHTPSTAYVSELGFNTAPPRNHQQQQQQQQPQVQQHDGEKPILLDPMKDEMSSHNARHTQSAGALSSRQQKGNYLPGDRVIFAESPSAPGIPIVYRTQEERASNPDRLNLDRRRLTVCPILEGEEHLRLLNLQHNLICKIQHLSNLRRLIFLDLYDNQIEEITGLAALKSLRVLMLGKNRIKKIANLDNLQKLDVLDLHGNLINKIENLQHLSELRVLNLAGNSIIHVENLSGMDSLAELNLRRNQIVNVTEVDTLPSIQRLFLSFNNISSFDDIACLGESASLSEVSLDGNPLAQEAFYKQTILKHMVQLRQLDMRRISEEERRIAAVMARKEEEKKRETNKMAIIKEKRRLAINNAARNWEANQSTALSKISRFQPPPQKNVARKRGSQPEEEESRNPPPNWQDTSSKSSQDSLSGDAWVAGEGAEGRGERTTSQSSFRSESQTSVRSTDRPRSPDSISNDIGQSHLAELEGEVLHLYGAGALDSLDRNWGIQAAGSVTSVSFHFIDFDYISRQLHKIRNRFPNVQTLIFNETNIRNLQQFNTLASLRRLDNLNVVPEGNPVTQFTLWKQYVLFRLAHFSLRKINDTEVTNSDMVNAEKMFGTLSHITTSQLPQSRLLTLLGETRRKKLGMANERFRKPEGEDGKTERASESVGRAGLQYMCEDLAKDKHKEQTSRTKFSHLYVKELTKEATIGNKKQQAVQQVWQYLFREMVQKFIHDMRDSHRYMRELMDDFEGKKQS, via the exons ATGTACCACCCAAATAAGCTGCGGAACCGTAGTGTCCTAGCGACAAGAGAC GTCAGTAATTTCGGGCTCAGCGTGCAGGCTGCTGGCAGCGGACCGAATGAGAGACAGGGACAGAGACAG AGTGCAGACTTCCGCCTTGTCCGTGAGGCCCCGAGTGCGCACACATATCGAGCGACCGACCTTGTACAGCCGGCACACCTGAACCAGAGGCCAGGAGCTGCTGATGATCTGACTTTAACTAGTGACCTTGGAATTG TATCGCCTGGTGCACCCCGCGGTACCACCCCGCCCCTGCAGAAGGACCAGCGCGGGAACAGGCAGGTCCACACGCCCTCCACGGCTTACGTGTCGGAGCTGGGCTTCAATACAGCGCCACCACGGaaccatcaacaacaacaacagcaacaacagccgCAGGTACAACAACATGATGGGGAAAAACCTATCCTGCTT GATCCCATGAAAGATGAGATGAGCTCCCACAATGCCCGGCACACCCAGTCAGCTGGGGCCCTGTCGTCACGGCAACAGAAGGGAAACTACCTGCCAG GTGACCGGGTGATCTTTGCGGAGAGCCCCTCTGCACCAGGCATCCCTATTGTATACAGGACTCAGGAGGAGAGAGCCAGCAACCCGGATAGGCTCAACTTAGACAG GAGACGGCTGACAGTTTGTCCCATCTTGGAGGGGGAGGAACACCTGAGACtacttaaccttcagcacaacCTGATCTGCAAGATCCAGCACCTGTCCAACCTCAGGAGGCTCATCTTCCTGGACCTGTACGATAATCAGATAGAGGAGATCACTGGCCTGGCAGCTCTCAAGTCCCTCAGGGTGCTCATGCTGGGGAAAAATAG AATCAAGAAAATTGCTAACCTGGACAATCTTCAAAAACTAGATGTCTTAGATCTCCATGGGAACCTG ATTAATAAGATAGAGAACCTTCAGCACCTGAGTGAGCTGCGGGTTCTGAACCTGGCAGGGAACAGCATCATCCACGTGGAGAACCTGAGTGGGATGGACTCACTCGCCGAGCTCAACCTGCGCAGAAATCAGATTGTAAATGTG ACAGAGGTAGACACCCTGCCCAGCATACAGAGACTTTTCCTCAGCTTCAACAATATATCCAG TTTTGATGATATAGCGTGTCTGGGCGAGTCTGCATCGCTGTCGGAGGTATCGCTGGACGGGAACCCGCTGGCTCAGGAGGCCTTCTACAAGCAGACCATCCTCAAACACATGGTGCAACTCAGGCAGCTGGACATGAGGAGAATATCG GAAGAGGAGAGGCGAATAGCAGCAGTGATGGCGCGGAAAGAGGAGGAGAAAAAGAGGGAAACCAACAAAATGGCCATCATCAAG GAGAAAAGAAGGCTTGCCATCAACAACGCAGCCAGGAACTGGGAGGCAAACCAGTCCACCGCCCTGTCCAAGATCAGCCGCTTCCAACCTCCGCCGCAGAAGAACGTGGCCAGGAAGAGAGGCAGCCAaccagaggaggaggagagcAGGAACCCCCCACCTAACTGGCAGGACACGTCGTCAAA AAGCAGTCAGGATAGCCTATCAGGGGATGCCTGGGTTGCAGGGGAAGGGGCAGAGGGCAGAGGTGAAAGGACAACGTCCCAGTCCTCCTTCAGGAGCGAGTCACAGACATCTGTTAGGTCTACTGACAGACCCAG AAGTCCAGACAGTATATCCAACGACATCGGCCAGTCGCACCTGGCAGAGCTGGAGGGGGAGGTGCTGCACCTGTACGGCGCAG GTGCGCTGGACTCCCTGGACAGGAACTGGGGCATCCAGGCCGCTGGCTCCGTCACCTCCGTGTCCTTCCACTTCATCGACTTTGACTACATCTCCAGGCAGCTGCACAAGATCCGCAATAGGTTCCCCAATGTACAG ACGTTGATATTCAATGAGACGAACATCAGGAACCTCCAGCAGTTCAACACCCTGGCCTCGCTGCGTCGCCTTGACAACCTGAACGTGGTGCCGGAGGGGAACCCCGTGACTCAGTTCACCCTCTGGAAACAGTATGTGCTGTTCCGCCTCGCACACTTCTCTCTCAGGAAAATCAACGACACGGAG GTGACTAACTCAGACATGGTTAATGCAGAGAAGATGTTTGGAACCCTGTCCCACATCACCACCTCCCAGCTTCCACAGTCCAGACTGCTCACTCTTCTGGGAGAAACAAG GAGAAAGAAGCTTGGCATGGCGAACGAACGGTTCCGGAAGCCGGAAGGTGAGGACGGGAAAACTGAGCGAGCTTCGGAGTCGGTCGGACGGGCGGGGCTGCAGTACATGTGCGAGGACCTGGCCAAGGACAAACACAAG GAACAGACATCCAGGACCAAGTTCTCCCACTTGTACGTTAAGGAGCTGACTAAAGAAGCCACCATCGGGAATAAGAAGCAGCAGGCAGTCCAGCAGGTGTGGCAGTACCTGTTCAGGGAGATGGTACAGAAGTTCATCCATGACATGAGAGACTCACACAGATACATGAGAGAACTCATGGACGACTTCGAAGGGAAGAAACAAAGTTGA
- the LOC136428625 gene encoding leucine-rich repeat-containing protein 49-like isoform X2 has translation MYHPNKLRNRSVLATRDVSNFGLSVQAAGSGPNERQGQRQSADFRLVREAPSAHTYRATDLVQPAHLNQRPGAADDLTLTSDLGIVSPGAPRGTTPPLQKDQRGNRQVHTPSTAYVSELGFNTAPPRNHQQQQQQQQPQDPMKDEMSSHNARHTQSAGALSSRQQKGNYLPGDRVIFAESPSAPGIPIVYRTQEERASNPDRLNLDRRRLTVCPILEGEEHLRLLNLQHNLICKIQHLSNLRRLIFLDLYDNQIEEITGLAALKSLRVLMLGKNRIKKIANLDNLQKLDVLDLHGNLINKIENLQHLSELRVLNLAGNSIIHVENLSGMDSLAELNLRRNQIVNVTEVDTLPSIQRLFLSFNNISSFDDIACLGESASLSEVSLDGNPLAQEAFYKQTILKHMVQLRQLDMRRISEEERRIAAVMARKEEEKKRETNKMAIIKENRKLAIRNAARQWQMTQLPALSKSSRFHPDNQAPEKRRLAINNAARNWEANQSTALSKISRFQPPPQKNVARKRGSQPEEEESRNPPPNWQDTSSKSSQDSLSGDAWVAGEGAEGRGERTTSQSSFRSESQTSVRSTDRPRSPDSISNDIGQSHLAELEGEVLHLYGAGALDSLDRNWGIQAAGSVTSVSFHFIDFDYISRQLHKIRNRFPNVQTLIFNETNIRNLQQFNTLASLRRLDNLNVVPEGNPVTQFTLWKQYVLFRLAHFSLRKINDTEVTNSDMVNAEKMFGTLSHITTSQLPQSRLLTLLGETRRKKLGMANERFRKPEGEDGKTERASESVGRAGLQYMCEDLAKDKHKEQTSRTKFSHLYVKELTKEATIGNKKQQAVQQVWQYLFREMVQKFIHDMRDSHRYMRELMDDFEGKKQS, from the exons ATGTACCACCCAAATAAGCTGCGGAACCGTAGTGTCCTAGCGACAAGAGAC GTCAGTAATTTCGGGCTCAGCGTGCAGGCTGCTGGCAGCGGACCGAATGAGAGACAGGGACAGAGACAG AGTGCAGACTTCCGCCTTGTCCGTGAGGCCCCGAGTGCGCACACATATCGAGCGACCGACCTTGTACAGCCGGCACACCTGAACCAGAGGCCAGGAGCTGCTGATGATCTGACTTTAACTAGTGACCTTGGAATTG TATCGCCTGGTGCACCCCGCGGTACCACCCCGCCCCTGCAGAAGGACCAGCGCGGGAACAGGCAGGTCCACACGCCCTCCACGGCTTACGTGTCGGAGCTGGGCTTCAATACAGCGCCACCACGGaaccatcaacaacaacaacagcaacaacagccgCAG GATCCCATGAAAGATGAGATGAGCTCCCACAATGCCCGGCACACCCAGTCAGCTGGGGCCCTGTCGTCACGGCAACAGAAGGGAAACTACCTGCCAG GTGACCGGGTGATCTTTGCGGAGAGCCCCTCTGCACCAGGCATCCCTATTGTATACAGGACTCAGGAGGAGAGAGCCAGCAACCCGGATAGGCTCAACTTAGACAG GAGACGGCTGACAGTTTGTCCCATCTTGGAGGGGGAGGAACACCTGAGACtacttaaccttcagcacaacCTGATCTGCAAGATCCAGCACCTGTCCAACCTCAGGAGGCTCATCTTCCTGGACCTGTACGATAATCAGATAGAGGAGATCACTGGCCTGGCAGCTCTCAAGTCCCTCAGGGTGCTCATGCTGGGGAAAAATAG AATCAAGAAAATTGCTAACCTGGACAATCTTCAAAAACTAGATGTCTTAGATCTCCATGGGAACCTG ATTAATAAGATAGAGAACCTTCAGCACCTGAGTGAGCTGCGGGTTCTGAACCTGGCAGGGAACAGCATCATCCACGTGGAGAACCTGAGTGGGATGGACTCACTCGCCGAGCTCAACCTGCGCAGAAATCAGATTGTAAATGTG ACAGAGGTAGACACCCTGCCCAGCATACAGAGACTTTTCCTCAGCTTCAACAATATATCCAG TTTTGATGATATAGCGTGTCTGGGCGAGTCTGCATCGCTGTCGGAGGTATCGCTGGACGGGAACCCGCTGGCTCAGGAGGCCTTCTACAAGCAGACCATCCTCAAACACATGGTGCAACTCAGGCAGCTGGACATGAGGAGAATATCG GAAGAGGAGAGGCGAATAGCAGCAGTGATGGCGCGGAAAGAGGAGGAGAAAAAGAGGGAAACCAACAAAATGGCCATCATCAAG GAGAATAGAAAGTTGGCTATCCGCAATGCTGCTAGACAATGGCAGATGACACAATTGCCTGCCTTGTCAAAATCTTCACGCTTCCACCCAGACAACCAGGCACCT GAGAAAAGAAGGCTTGCCATCAACAACGCAGCCAGGAACTGGGAGGCAAACCAGTCCACCGCCCTGTCCAAGATCAGCCGCTTCCAACCTCCGCCGCAGAAGAACGTGGCCAGGAAGAGAGGCAGCCAaccagaggaggaggagagcAGGAACCCCCCACCTAACTGGCAGGACACGTCGTCAAA AAGCAGTCAGGATAGCCTATCAGGGGATGCCTGGGTTGCAGGGGAAGGGGCAGAGGGCAGAGGTGAAAGGACAACGTCCCAGTCCTCCTTCAGGAGCGAGTCACAGACATCTGTTAGGTCTACTGACAGACCCAG AAGTCCAGACAGTATATCCAACGACATCGGCCAGTCGCACCTGGCAGAGCTGGAGGGGGAGGTGCTGCACCTGTACGGCGCAG GTGCGCTGGACTCCCTGGACAGGAACTGGGGCATCCAGGCCGCTGGCTCCGTCACCTCCGTGTCCTTCCACTTCATCGACTTTGACTACATCTCCAGGCAGCTGCACAAGATCCGCAATAGGTTCCCCAATGTACAG ACGTTGATATTCAATGAGACGAACATCAGGAACCTCCAGCAGTTCAACACCCTGGCCTCGCTGCGTCGCCTTGACAACCTGAACGTGGTGCCGGAGGGGAACCCCGTGACTCAGTTCACCCTCTGGAAACAGTATGTGCTGTTCCGCCTCGCACACTTCTCTCTCAGGAAAATCAACGACACGGAG GTGACTAACTCAGACATGGTTAATGCAGAGAAGATGTTTGGAACCCTGTCCCACATCACCACCTCCCAGCTTCCACAGTCCAGACTGCTCACTCTTCTGGGAGAAACAAG GAGAAAGAAGCTTGGCATGGCGAACGAACGGTTCCGGAAGCCGGAAGGTGAGGACGGGAAAACTGAGCGAGCTTCGGAGTCGGTCGGACGGGCGGGGCTGCAGTACATGTGCGAGGACCTGGCCAAGGACAAACACAAG GAACAGACATCCAGGACCAAGTTCTCCCACTTGTACGTTAAGGAGCTGACTAAAGAAGCCACCATCGGGAATAAGAAGCAGCAGGCAGTCCAGCAGGTGTGGCAGTACCTGTTCAGGGAGATGGTACAGAAGTTCATCCATGACATGAGAGACTCACACAGATACATGAGAGAACTCATGGACGACTTCGAAGGGAAGAAACAAAGTTGA
- the LOC136428625 gene encoding leucine-rich repeat-containing protein 49-like isoform X3 — protein sequence MRRQPHFLHDTLCSAEVCYCKHLAALDLGITSTTKSPRMRPVRYGTYEPLPLWVQGKVSPGAPRGTTPPLQKDQRGNRQVHTPSTAYVSELGFNTAPPRNHQQQQQQQQPQVQQHDGEKPILLDPMKDEMSSHNARHTQSAGALSSRQQKGNYLPGDRVIFAESPSAPGIPIVYRTQEERASNPDRLNLDRRRLTVCPILEGEEHLRLLNLQHNLICKIQHLSNLRRLIFLDLYDNQIEEITGLAALKSLRVLMLGKNRIKKIANLDNLQKLDVLDLHGNLINKIENLQHLSELRVLNLAGNSIIHVENLSGMDSLAELNLRRNQIVNVTEVDTLPSIQRLFLSFNNISSFDDIACLGESASLSEVSLDGNPLAQEAFYKQTILKHMVQLRQLDMRRISEEERRIAAVMARKEEEKKRETNKMAIIKENRKLAIRNAARQWQMTQLPALSKSSRFHPDNQAPEKRRLAINNAARNWEANQSTALSKISRFQPPPQKNVARKRGSQPEEEESRNPPPNWQDTSSKSSQDSLSGDAWVAGEGAEGRGERTTSQSSFRSESQTSVRSTDRPRSPDSISNDIGQSHLAELEGEVLHLYGAGALDSLDRNWGIQAAGSVTSVSFHFIDFDYISRQLHKIRNRFPNVQTLIFNETNIRNLQQFNTLASLRRLDNLNVVPEGNPVTQFTLWKQYVLFRLAHFSLRKINDTEVTNSDMVNAEKMFGTLSHITTSQLPQSRLLTLLGETRRKKLGMANERFRKPEGEDGKTERASESVGRAGLQYMCEDLAKDKHKEQTSRTKFSHLYVKELTKEATIGNKKQQAVQQVWQYLFREMVQKFIHDMRDSHRYMRELMDDFEGKKQS from the exons ATGAGGCGACAGCCACACTTTCTGCACGATACGCTCTGCTCGGCGGAGGTCTGCTATTGCAAGCACCTCGCCGCGCTCGACCTGGGTATCACCAGTACCACCAAATCACCCAGGATGCGACCGGTCCGCTATGGAACATACGAACCCCTCCCTTTGTGGGTGCAGGGCAAAG TATCGCCTGGTGCACCCCGCGGTACCACCCCGCCCCTGCAGAAGGACCAGCGCGGGAACAGGCAGGTCCACACGCCCTCCACGGCTTACGTGTCGGAGCTGGGCTTCAATACAGCGCCACCACGGaaccatcaacaacaacaacagcaacaacagccgCAGGTACAACAACATGATGGGGAAAAACCTATCCTGCTT GATCCCATGAAAGATGAGATGAGCTCCCACAATGCCCGGCACACCCAGTCAGCTGGGGCCCTGTCGTCACGGCAACAGAAGGGAAACTACCTGCCAG GTGACCGGGTGATCTTTGCGGAGAGCCCCTCTGCACCAGGCATCCCTATTGTATACAGGACTCAGGAGGAGAGAGCCAGCAACCCGGATAGGCTCAACTTAGACAG GAGACGGCTGACAGTTTGTCCCATCTTGGAGGGGGAGGAACACCTGAGACtacttaaccttcagcacaacCTGATCTGCAAGATCCAGCACCTGTCCAACCTCAGGAGGCTCATCTTCCTGGACCTGTACGATAATCAGATAGAGGAGATCACTGGCCTGGCAGCTCTCAAGTCCCTCAGGGTGCTCATGCTGGGGAAAAATAG AATCAAGAAAATTGCTAACCTGGACAATCTTCAAAAACTAGATGTCTTAGATCTCCATGGGAACCTG ATTAATAAGATAGAGAACCTTCAGCACCTGAGTGAGCTGCGGGTTCTGAACCTGGCAGGGAACAGCATCATCCACGTGGAGAACCTGAGTGGGATGGACTCACTCGCCGAGCTCAACCTGCGCAGAAATCAGATTGTAAATGTG ACAGAGGTAGACACCCTGCCCAGCATACAGAGACTTTTCCTCAGCTTCAACAATATATCCAG TTTTGATGATATAGCGTGTCTGGGCGAGTCTGCATCGCTGTCGGAGGTATCGCTGGACGGGAACCCGCTGGCTCAGGAGGCCTTCTACAAGCAGACCATCCTCAAACACATGGTGCAACTCAGGCAGCTGGACATGAGGAGAATATCG GAAGAGGAGAGGCGAATAGCAGCAGTGATGGCGCGGAAAGAGGAGGAGAAAAAGAGGGAAACCAACAAAATGGCCATCATCAAG GAGAATAGAAAGTTGGCTATCCGCAATGCTGCTAGACAATGGCAGATGACACAATTGCCTGCCTTGTCAAAATCTTCACGCTTCCACCCAGACAACCAGGCACCT GAGAAAAGAAGGCTTGCCATCAACAACGCAGCCAGGAACTGGGAGGCAAACCAGTCCACCGCCCTGTCCAAGATCAGCCGCTTCCAACCTCCGCCGCAGAAGAACGTGGCCAGGAAGAGAGGCAGCCAaccagaggaggaggagagcAGGAACCCCCCACCTAACTGGCAGGACACGTCGTCAAA AAGCAGTCAGGATAGCCTATCAGGGGATGCCTGGGTTGCAGGGGAAGGGGCAGAGGGCAGAGGTGAAAGGACAACGTCCCAGTCCTCCTTCAGGAGCGAGTCACAGACATCTGTTAGGTCTACTGACAGACCCAG AAGTCCAGACAGTATATCCAACGACATCGGCCAGTCGCACCTGGCAGAGCTGGAGGGGGAGGTGCTGCACCTGTACGGCGCAG GTGCGCTGGACTCCCTGGACAGGAACTGGGGCATCCAGGCCGCTGGCTCCGTCACCTCCGTGTCCTTCCACTTCATCGACTTTGACTACATCTCCAGGCAGCTGCACAAGATCCGCAATAGGTTCCCCAATGTACAG ACGTTGATATTCAATGAGACGAACATCAGGAACCTCCAGCAGTTCAACACCCTGGCCTCGCTGCGTCGCCTTGACAACCTGAACGTGGTGCCGGAGGGGAACCCCGTGACTCAGTTCACCCTCTGGAAACAGTATGTGCTGTTCCGCCTCGCACACTTCTCTCTCAGGAAAATCAACGACACGGAG GTGACTAACTCAGACATGGTTAATGCAGAGAAGATGTTTGGAACCCTGTCCCACATCACCACCTCCCAGCTTCCACAGTCCAGACTGCTCACTCTTCTGGGAGAAACAAG GAGAAAGAAGCTTGGCATGGCGAACGAACGGTTCCGGAAGCCGGAAGGTGAGGACGGGAAAACTGAGCGAGCTTCGGAGTCGGTCGGACGGGCGGGGCTGCAGTACATGTGCGAGGACCTGGCCAAGGACAAACACAAG GAACAGACATCCAGGACCAAGTTCTCCCACTTGTACGTTAAGGAGCTGACTAAAGAAGCCACCATCGGGAATAAGAAGCAGCAGGCAGTCCAGCAGGTGTGGCAGTACCTGTTCAGGGAGATGGTACAGAAGTTCATCCATGACATGAGAGACTCACACAGATACATGAGAGAACTCATGGACGACTTCGAAGGGAAGAAACAAAGTTGA